Proteins from a genomic interval of Halomonas alkaliantarctica:
- a CDS encoding GFA family protein translates to MLLKGSCHCQAVAFSVKSHHPYPFNRCYCSVCRKTAGGGGYAINLSGESKTLNVSGGEHISVYRAVINGVQSTGERHFCKHCASSLWVYDPDWPELVHPFASAIDTDLPTPPRKTHMMLGSRADWVEVNAQFQDKCFDEYPDESLAEWHQRLGLER, encoded by the coding sequence ATGCTGCTTAAAGGATCATGCCACTGCCAGGCAGTGGCATTCAGCGTGAAGTCGCACCACCCCTATCCTTTCAATCGCTGTTACTGCTCTGTGTGCCGCAAAACGGCCGGCGGGGGTGGTTACGCTATCAACCTGAGTGGAGAAAGCAAAACGCTTAACGTAAGTGGTGGTGAGCACATCTCCGTCTATCGCGCGGTCATCAACGGCGTACAAAGCACGGGAGAGCGGCATTTCTGTAAGCACTGCGCCTCGTCGCTGTGGGTTTACGATCCCGACTGGCCCGAGCTTGTACATCCTTTCGCGTCGGCGATTGATACGGACTTGCCGACCCCTCCGAGGAAAACGCACATGATGCTGGGAAGCCGTGCGGACTGGGTCGAGGTCAATGCGCAGTTCCAAGATAAATGCTTCGACGAATACCCGGATGAAAGTCTTGCTGAGTGGCACCAGCGCCTGGGGTTGGAGCGTTAG
- a CDS encoding four-helix bundle copper-binding protein: MEFEKYKSCIEACNVCAVYCDSCATACLQEVDVKMMAECIRSDRQCAQICRLAASFMAQGSKYAKEICRICADICKACGDECAKHDAEHCQECAKACHHCASECAAMAA, translated from the coding sequence ATGGAATTTGAAAAATATAAGTCATGTATTGAAGCGTGCAATGTATGTGCAGTTTATTGTGACTCTTGCGCAACGGCATGCTTGCAGGAAGTTGATGTAAAAATGATGGCAGAGTGCATCCGTTCGGATCGTCAATGTGCACAGATATGCCGCTTGGCAGCCTCCTTCATGGCCCAGGGGAGTAAATACGCCAAGGAAATTTGTCGGATATGCGCTGATATCTGTAAAGCGTGCGGTGATGAGTGTGCCAAACACGATGCTGAGCATTGTCAGGAGTGTGCCAAAGCGTGCCATCATTGCGCCAGTGAGTGTGCTGCGATGGCTGCCTAA
- a CDS encoding phosphoribosyltransferase, producing the protein MRKHQELFDNRRASGRKLAHVLSGAHYDLVLALPRGGVPVAYEVATALKLPLDVVIVRKIGAPGQPEVGLGAVVDGDPPQVLWTPALLQIFQPTEDYLEAEVQRQLSEITRRRQTYIGDRAPINVSERHVLLVDDGIATGGTAKAAVRALRQAGAASVTLAVPVAPQSTLDELATEVDGLICLATPEPFIAVGLHYQDFNQTSDDEVISLLKKAHSF; encoded by the coding sequence ATGCGCAAGCATCAAGAACTTTTTGATAATCGACGAGCATCAGGGCGAAAGCTTGCCCACGTATTATCGGGCGCGCATTACGACCTAGTGCTGGCATTACCTCGTGGGGGCGTACCCGTTGCCTACGAGGTAGCGACAGCACTTAAACTTCCGCTTGATGTGGTCATCGTGCGTAAGATTGGTGCGCCTGGACAACCCGAGGTTGGGCTAGGCGCTGTCGTCGATGGCGACCCACCTCAAGTGCTGTGGACACCGGCTTTGCTGCAGATTTTTCAGCCTACCGAAGATTATCTGGAAGCTGAAGTACAGCGCCAACTAAGCGAGATAACCCGCCGTCGTCAGACTTATATTGGTGACCGGGCGCCCATTAACGTTAGCGAACGTCACGTATTATTGGTAGATGATGGTATCGCCACAGGCGGAACCGCTAAAGCAGCCGTCAGAGCACTACGCCAAGCAGGAGCCGCGTCCGTTACCCTGGCAGTGCCTGTCGCCCCGCAGTCCACGCTGGATGAGCTGGCTACCGAGGTTGACGGCTTGATCTGTTTAGCTACTCCCGAGCCATTTATCGCCGTTGGCCTTCACTATCAAGATTTTAACCAAACCAGCGATGACGAAGTGATCTCCCTATTGAAGAAGGCTCACTCTTTTTAG
- a CDS encoding erythromycin esterase family protein: protein MDPSIIAPYTSTQQTAQAVTHACEPLPSLQEEDAFGAHFDRFGDAKIVLLGEASNGSSEFYRAHAVLRKEQDTCEEAVVEQLQELLKHRIEYMAKESEEAYFNATQNARVVRAAEQYYRLMYHGSTQSWNLRDRHMFDTLQQVIEAKGADAKVVVWAHNSHIGNAPATEMGWQGQFNIGELCRTAYGDQTILIGFGTHTGSVAAADNWDSPMKIKQIVPSRADSFERIFHETQLPQALIDLRNPQHSNVREYLTQTRLERALGAIYRPESEYYSHYFKASLAEQFDAYVWFDQTTAVTPLSSERPQGVPDTYPFGV from the coding sequence ATGGATCCCTCGATAATAGCCCCCTATACGTCCACCCAACAAACAGCGCAGGCTGTCACTCATGCCTGCGAACCGCTGCCAAGTTTGCAGGAAGAAGATGCGTTCGGCGCCCATTTTGATCGTTTCGGCGATGCCAAGATTGTGTTGCTAGGTGAGGCGTCCAACGGGAGCTCTGAATTCTATCGCGCCCATGCCGTATTACGAAAAGAACAGGATACGTGCGAAGAAGCGGTAGTTGAGCAACTTCAGGAGCTACTGAAACACCGCATTGAGTACATGGCTAAGGAAAGCGAAGAAGCCTATTTTAACGCCACTCAGAACGCCCGCGTAGTGAGAGCCGCCGAACAGTATTATCGGCTTATGTACCATGGTTCTACCCAGTCATGGAACCTACGAGATCGCCACATGTTCGATACGCTGCAGCAGGTTATAGAAGCCAAAGGGGCAGACGCTAAGGTGGTGGTCTGGGCGCATAATTCCCATATCGGTAATGCGCCTGCCACTGAGATGGGCTGGCAGGGTCAATTCAATATCGGCGAGCTATGCCGCACCGCCTATGGGGATCAAACAATTTTAATCGGTTTCGGCACACATACTGGGAGCGTGGCCGCGGCTGACAACTGGGATTCGCCGATGAAAATCAAGCAGATCGTACCCTCACGAGCAGACTCATTTGAGCGAATTTTTCATGAAACACAATTGCCCCAAGCCCTAATTGATCTGCGCAACCCTCAACACTCTAATGTTCGGGAATACTTAACTCAAACACGCCTAGAGCGTGCTCTTGGCGCTATCTATCGTCCCGAAAGCGAGTACTACAGCCATTACTTCAAGGCCTCGCTAGCGGAGCAGTTTGATGCCTATGTGTGGTTCGATCAGACCACCGCAGTGACGCCACTGTCGAGCGAAAGACCCCAGGGAGTACCCGATACTTATCCTTTTGGGGTTTAG
- a CDS encoding CDP-alcohol phosphatidyltransferase family protein — MPLFSNTSSFTLPKRLYSAAEVLLGGLPLIAVGKALPLLMATPANWWVAIGFYTTISTLVVIFWPFGSLGWANRVTLARAVLVALVAGALAANAFVGAIWQWLAIAVIALLLDGIDGWIARRTKSHTRFGARFDMELDALLILLLCAGLLRLESLGLWVLMIGGMRYCFIAASWQFPWLSKPLFDSFRRKAICVFQVVALLLALTPITSHLVASLLAISALFSLLYSFGVDVWWLYQKTQRS, encoded by the coding sequence ATGCCGCTTTTTTCCAACACTTCTTCTTTTACTCTACCCAAGCGGCTTTACAGCGCCGCAGAGGTGCTGCTGGGCGGTTTACCGCTTATAGCTGTGGGAAAGGCCCTACCGCTTTTAATGGCGACCCCTGCTAACTGGTGGGTGGCTATAGGTTTCTACACGACTATATCCACCCTGGTCGTCATCTTCTGGCCCTTTGGCTCACTGGGCTGGGCCAACCGGGTCACGCTGGCCCGTGCGGTACTGGTTGCGCTAGTGGCAGGCGCGCTCGCCGCCAATGCCTTTGTAGGGGCAATATGGCAGTGGCTGGCTATCGCGGTAATCGCCCTACTGCTGGATGGCATCGACGGCTGGATAGCCCGACGCACCAAAAGCCACACCCGGTTCGGTGCGCGTTTTGATATGGAGTTGGATGCCCTGCTGATCTTGCTGCTGTGTGCGGGACTGTTGCGACTGGAGTCACTGGGCCTTTGGGTGCTAATGATTGGTGGTATGCGCTACTGCTTTATCGCTGCCAGTTGGCAGTTCCCATGGCTCTCAAAACCGCTGTTTGATAGTTTTCGCCGCAAGGCTATTTGTGTCTTTCAGGTAGTCGCACTGTTGCTGGCATTAACGCCTATAACCTCCCACCTAGTCGCCAGCCTCCTGGCCATTAGTGCGTTATTCTCATTGCTCTATTCATTTGGTGTCGACGTATGGTGGCTGTATCAAAAAACACAGCGTTCGTAG
- a CDS encoding zinc-dependent alcohol dehydrogenase — translation MSAPDDVGRNRYVAKKNSATAFWVTNPAQGELRSEQLSPPGQDDVLVRTLYSGISRGTESLVFNGRVPESEFSRMRAPFQSGDFPAPVKYGYCSVGRVEQGPDALLNKTIFCLFPHQDHYIVPASAVLEVPANVPAKRAVLAANMETAINGVWDAEPMLGERISVIGAGVVGALVAYLCAQVPGVIVQLVDINPERRQLAEQLGVAFCTPEQATDDQDCVIHASGQSAGLRHALELVGGEGRIIEMSWFGEGDVAIPLGGAFHSQRLTLKASQVGQLSPKLRPRWDYQRRLRLALSLLVDERLDALISGESDFAQLPTLAPKLFGRGSVELCHRLRYSS, via the coding sequence ATGTCGGCGCCTGACGATGTTGGCAGAAACCGCTATGTTGCCAAAAAAAACTCGGCCACAGCCTTCTGGGTAACCAACCCAGCACAAGGCGAGCTGCGTAGTGAACAGCTTAGCCCCCCCGGGCAAGATGATGTGCTCGTACGCACCTTGTACAGCGGTATCAGTCGCGGCACCGAATCGCTGGTGTTTAACGGTCGCGTACCCGAAAGCGAATTTTCACGCATGCGGGCCCCCTTTCAGTCAGGTGATTTCCCAGCTCCGGTCAAGTACGGTTACTGCAGCGTTGGCCGCGTAGAACAAGGGCCAGACGCGCTGTTGAATAAAACCATTTTTTGCCTGTTTCCCCACCAGGACCATTACATCGTACCTGCTTCGGCAGTGCTTGAAGTGCCCGCGAATGTACCTGCCAAACGCGCTGTATTGGCTGCCAATATGGAAACCGCCATTAACGGCGTGTGGGACGCCGAACCGATGCTGGGTGAGCGAATCAGTGTGATTGGCGCAGGCGTGGTGGGCGCGTTGGTGGCATACCTATGCGCCCAGGTGCCCGGCGTTATCGTCCAGTTGGTCGATATCAACCCCGAGCGCCGCCAACTGGCCGAGCAGTTAGGCGTGGCATTCTGCACTCCCGAACAAGCTACTGACGACCAAGATTGCGTGATCCATGCCAGCGGCCAATCAGCGGGTTTACGCCATGCCCTTGAATTAGTCGGCGGTGAAGGTCGTATTATCGAAATGAGCTGGTTTGGCGAGGGGGATGTCGCCATTCCATTAGGGGGGGCTTTCCACTCTCAGCGGCTGACGCTCAAGGCCAGCCAAGTAGGCCAACTATCGCCAAAACTACGCCCCCGCTGGGACTACCAGCGACGCCTTCGGCTAGCGTTAAGCCTACTGGTGGATGAGCGCCTGGATGCACTGATCAGCGGCGAAAGCGACTTTGCCCAGTTGCCCACGCTTGCCCCTAAGCTATTTGGCCGCGGCAGTGTTGAGCTTTGCCACCGCCTGCGCTACTCCTCATAA
- a CDS encoding 6-pyruvoyl trahydropterin synthase family protein, giving the protein MFRLCVRDHFMIAHSFNGEIFGPAQRTHGATYVVDVVFQRPELDEDGLVIDIGLASETVKSVLADYNFSNLDEVPEFKGKNTTTEFMAKVIFDQLAKAIGEGKMGITAKGITHMEIKLHESHVAWASYEGAL; this is encoded by the coding sequence ATGTTTCGTTTATGTGTCCGTGACCACTTTATGATCGCCCACAGTTTTAATGGGGAGATCTTTGGCCCTGCCCAGCGTACCCACGGCGCTACCTATGTTGTCGATGTGGTCTTTCAGCGCCCTGAACTGGATGAGGATGGCCTAGTAATCGATATCGGCCTTGCCAGCGAAACGGTGAAATCGGTACTGGCTGACTACAACTTCAGCAATCTCGATGAAGTGCCTGAATTTAAGGGTAAGAACACGACTACCGAGTTTATGGCCAAGGTGATCTTTGACCAGCTCGCCAAAGCGATTGGTGAGGGCAAAATGGGTATCACCGCCAAAGGAATTACCCATATGGAGATCAAACTGCATGAATCCCATGTGGCCTGGGCAAGCTACGAAGGCGCGCTATGA
- a CDS encoding glycosyltransferase, which translates to MSKRFTLIVAGDPAQRTGGYIYDAQIVSALRDQGWTIDVVGLAGIFPDADAEAAEALTQALESLPDQASVVIDGLAMGALPEVVAQHAPRLEITALLHHPLGDELGLNEADQQRFHRSELTALAPVARIIVTSHFTARRLPELAAHYALPLNTSVTVVEPGVSQAPISPAAESGEALRLLCVATLTPRKGQDILVQALSGVAGTHWQCDCYGGARDTAFTQLVQQLIDQNGLQSAVKLHGECDSETLEAAYRSAHALVLPSWYEGYGMVVTEALAHGLPVITTTGGALRDTLPTGAGLGVEPGDADALQDALSRFCHHDELRHQLRQGAAQAREALSDWQEAGANFAAALIAPANRLSSSTADSLGDFPNLRAGSQFESDWLTLREAADVDSRSQRLAGFAAEWLSARAPTPLIADLGCGRGSNMRFLAPRLSGHQRWKLIDHDAILLAQARQRAAGLSDSQGQPVAVETHCVSLEPLADVPLDDAHLVTASALLDLVSQQWIDALVTRVAGQQQALLITLSVTGEWHFIDPQCAPVLDDEDHWLLAMFIAHQQRDKGLGDALGGQAHQALVAALEGADYRVEQAETPWQLAAGSQEQQPLMMALLEGWAEAATEQAPEAAARIATWLKQRQQAVANGELGIWVGHRDLFATPLFANPREEA; encoded by the coding sequence ATGAGTAAGCGGTTTACCCTGATTGTTGCCGGTGACCCAGCTCAGCGTACCGGCGGCTATATCTATGATGCCCAGATTGTTTCAGCCCTGCGTGACCAGGGCTGGACAATTGACGTTGTCGGCTTGGCGGGTATTTTCCCCGACGCGGATGCCGAGGCGGCAGAAGCGCTCACGCAGGCTCTTGAGTCGCTTCCCGATCAGGCGTCGGTGGTAATTGATGGCCTAGCCATGGGGGCGCTGCCCGAGGTGGTAGCTCAACATGCCCCGCGGCTGGAAATCACAGCGTTGCTGCACCACCCCTTAGGCGATGAGCTGGGCCTTAACGAGGCCGATCAGCAGCGCTTTCATCGCAGTGAGTTAACCGCGCTTGCCCCCGTGGCGCGGATTATTGTCACCAGCCATTTTACCGCCCGGCGCTTACCGGAGCTGGCAGCCCACTACGCCCTGCCTCTCAATACCAGTGTCACTGTGGTTGAGCCGGGCGTTTCCCAGGCGCCGATAAGCCCCGCAGCAGAGTCTGGTGAGGCACTGCGTTTGCTATGCGTAGCAACGCTAACGCCGCGCAAAGGACAGGATATTCTTGTTCAAGCGTTGTCGGGCGTTGCCGGTACTCACTGGCAGTGCGACTGCTACGGCGGCGCACGAGATACCGCCTTTACCCAGCTCGTACAGCAATTGATCGATCAGAACGGCTTACAAAGCGCCGTGAAGCTTCATGGCGAGTGCGATAGCGAGACGCTTGAAGCGGCTTATCGCAGCGCCCACGCGTTGGTGCTGCCCTCCTGGTATGAAGGCTACGGCATGGTGGTCACCGAAGCCTTGGCCCACGGCCTGCCGGTGATTACCACCACCGGTGGTGCGCTGCGCGATACCTTGCCTACAGGTGCCGGGTTAGGCGTTGAACCGGGTGATGCCGACGCGCTTCAAGACGCCTTGAGCCGTTTTTGCCATCATGACGAACTGCGCCACCAGCTGCGCCAGGGAGCTGCTCAGGCCCGCGAAGCGTTAAGCGACTGGCAGGAAGCCGGGGCTAATTTTGCAGCGGCATTAATTGCGCCAGCCAATCGATTAAGCAGTTCCACAGCGGACTCACTAGGCGATTTCCCGAACCTGCGCGCAGGAAGCCAGTTTGAGTCCGACTGGCTGACGTTGCGTGAGGCAGCTGATGTCGATTCACGCAGCCAGCGCCTTGCCGGGTTTGCCGCGGAGTGGTTGAGCGCCCGCGCCCCAACGCCATTGATAGCAGACCTTGGCTGTGGCCGGGGCAGTAATATGCGCTTTCTGGCGCCGCGCCTGAGCGGCCACCAGCGCTGGAAGCTGATCGACCACGATGCCATTTTGTTAGCCCAGGCGCGCCAGCGCGCCGCTGGCCTAAGCGATAGCCAAGGGCAGCCCGTGGCCGTTGAGACGCACTGCGTATCGCTGGAGCCGCTTGCCGATGTGCCGCTCGACGATGCGCATTTGGTGACCGCATCGGCGCTACTGGACCTGGTCTCCCAGCAGTGGATTGACGCCTTGGTGACACGTGTTGCCGGTCAGCAGCAAGCGCTTTTGATAACGCTAAGCGTGACCGGTGAATGGCACTTTATTGACCCTCAATGCGCGCCGGTGCTGGATGACGAAGACCACTGGCTGCTGGCGATGTTTATTGCCCATCAGCAGCGCGATAAAGGCTTGGGCGATGCGTTGGGCGGTCAGGCCCACCAGGCGTTAGTCGCCGCGTTAGAGGGGGCTGATTACCGCGTCGAGCAAGCCGAAACGCCTTGGCAGCTTGCTGCTGGCAGCCAAGAACAGCAGCCGCTGATGATGGCACTGCTTGAGGGCTGGGCCGAAGCCGCTACCGAGCAAGCCCCGGAAGCGGCGGCACGCATTGCCACCTGGCTGAAGCAGCGCCAGCAAGCGGTGGCCAATGGCGAACTGGGTATTTGGGTGGGGCATCGCGATTTGTTTGCCACACCCCTGTTTGCCAACCCCAGAGAAGAGGCCTAA
- a CDS encoding RibD family protein → MMERFFLCGGVMPESPINIIALDDAWAWLLAMRHQRSCDVAITLTPNGEWQTDETVTAEARELLDCLIPLASRPAWVVAQLGQSMDGRIATESGHSHYINGHESLAHLHRLRAMVDAVVVGAGTASADNPQLTVRHVSGTNPTRVVLDPRGRIPNDLALMNTDSAPTLHIVGSAVGTESLATAGLAHVERCVLPLNASGQFNPSDVVTLLAEKGLPRVLVEGGGITVSQFIEAGAVDRLHLLVAPLLIGSGRPGLKMTPIETLESALRPPTRTFRCGDDTLFDLQLRDTTA, encoded by the coding sequence ATGATGGAGCGGTTTTTTTTGTGCGGAGGCGTCATGCCCGAATCCCCTATCAACATTATTGCGCTGGACGATGCCTGGGCATGGCTGCTGGCGATGCGTCATCAGCGCTCTTGCGATGTGGCGATCACCTTGACGCCAAACGGCGAGTGGCAAACGGACGAAACGGTCACCGCTGAGGCGCGTGAACTGCTCGATTGCCTGATCCCACTGGCCAGCCGACCGGCGTGGGTGGTGGCTCAACTGGGGCAAAGCATGGATGGCCGCATTGCCACAGAAAGTGGTCATTCTCACTACATCAACGGTCATGAAAGTTTGGCTCACCTGCACCGTCTGCGCGCCATGGTCGACGCGGTGGTCGTCGGCGCGGGTACCGCCAGCGCCGATAACCCGCAGTTGACCGTCCGCCATGTTAGCGGCACTAACCCGACGCGGGTGGTGCTGGATCCGCGAGGCCGCATTCCCAACGACTTGGCGCTGATGAATACCGATAGCGCCCCGACGCTGCATATAGTGGGGTCTGCCGTGGGGACTGAGTCGCTGGCGACGGCGGGCTTGGCCCACGTTGAACGTTGTGTGTTGCCGCTGAATGCCAGCGGCCAGTTCAACCCCAGTGATGTTGTCACCCTGCTTGCCGAGAAGGGCCTGCCGCGGGTACTGGTAGAAGGCGGCGGCATTACGGTGTCTCAGTTTATCGAAGCGGGAGCCGTTGACCGGCTGCACCTGCTGGTCGCCCCACTGCTGATCGGCTCCGGCAGGCCAGGACTTAAGATGACGCCCATCGAAACGCTTGAGAGTGCGCTGCGACCGCCCACGCGAACCTTCCGCTGCGGCGACGACACGCTGTTCGACCTGCAACTGCGGGATACTACCGCCTGA
- the ribA gene encoding GTP cyclohydrolase II RibA, whose protein sequence is MYQIERAIFDIRRGLPVVVNAGEKRLLVQALEGSESVEALAQLAGERPSLVLTRHRLAALGVSLTAEAGSLPLVAPVTTSQLHTLATEEMLSKPASGLLSGLKPAGLAKLGAVTLMRRALLIPAALCAFVSDEAAADIEQQLAEGRLLEVTAKDAEQCLAGAPGMLKRVSEANIPLEDAADSRFVLFREPDGLREHVAVVIGKPERWEGAVPLRLHSACLTGDLFGSLRCDCGEQLRNAVADIQAMGGGVLLYLAQEGRGIGLANKLRAYTLQDGGLDTVDADQVLGFGDDERQYAVAVDMLNALNIDQVQLLTNNPLKMEALRQGGIEVVSRQALYGSVTDHNQRYLNAKATRGGHLLEDVLSDQR, encoded by the coding sequence ATGTACCAGATTGAACGAGCTATTTTCGATATCCGTCGTGGATTGCCAGTGGTGGTGAATGCCGGTGAGAAACGTTTGCTAGTGCAGGCGCTGGAAGGCAGCGAGTCAGTGGAAGCGCTTGCACAGTTGGCGGGCGAGCGGCCTTCGCTGGTGCTTACCCGTCATCGCCTAGCGGCGCTGGGCGTGAGCTTAACTGCAGAAGCCGGCAGCTTGCCGCTGGTGGCCCCCGTTACCACCAGCCAGCTGCATACCCTGGCCACTGAGGAAATGCTTTCCAAGCCCGCTAGTGGACTGCTAAGCGGCTTAAAGCCAGCAGGTTTAGCCAAACTAGGCGCGGTTACCCTGATGCGCCGCGCTTTGCTAATCCCCGCCGCCCTCTGCGCCTTTGTTAGTGACGAGGCCGCAGCGGATATTGAGCAGCAGCTGGCAGAAGGGCGGCTGCTGGAAGTCACCGCTAAAGATGCTGAACAGTGCCTTGCCGGAGCGCCGGGTATGCTCAAACGGGTGAGTGAAGCGAATATCCCTCTTGAGGATGCCGCTGACAGCCGCTTTGTGCTCTTCCGGGAGCCGGACGGCCTGCGTGAGCACGTTGCGGTGGTGATTGGTAAGCCGGAGCGCTGGGAAGGCGCAGTGCCACTGCGCCTGCACTCGGCGTGTTTAACTGGCGACCTGTTCGGCAGCCTGCGCTGCGACTGCGGCGAGCAGTTGCGCAACGCCGTGGCGGATATTCAAGCCATGGGCGGCGGCGTGCTTCTCTACTTGGCGCAAGAGGGTCGGGGCATTGGCCTGGCCAATAAGCTGCGTGCCTACACTTTGCAGGATGGTGGACTGGATACCGTGGATGCGGATCAAGTCCTCGGTTTTGGTGACGATGAGCGCCAGTATGCGGTGGCGGTGGATATGCTCAATGCGCTCAACATCGACCAGGTGCAGTTGCTGACCAACAACCCCTTGAAGATGGAAGCGTTGCGCCAGGGTGGAATCGAAGTGGTATCACGTCAGGCGCTGTACGGCAGCGTTACCGACCATAACCAGCGCTACCTTAATGCCAAGGCAACCCGGGGTGGGCACTTGTTGGAAGACGTATTAAGCGACCAGCGCTAA
- a CDS encoding creatininase family protein codes for MIHHWQTLTAPQLAEFAQHDPVAVLVLGAIEQHGTHLPLATDLTIGEGLQAAMLEQLDPSLNVICLPPIAVGASDEHASFPGTLSLPAPLAIATLEAYGDSLARAGIRRLVLLNSHGGNKAVMDLAGATLRRRHGMRVVKATYTRLPPLEGAIAFEELRYGLHGGLLETAMMRYLAPSLVRLDSYQATPPAVPQGDALVSPEGAAAFAWLAEDLSAQGVAGDASQASAELGEQLVQHYARQLAAVVTETAHLPPLTHN; via the coding sequence ATGATTCACCACTGGCAAACTCTCACCGCGCCGCAGTTAGCCGAGTTCGCTCAGCACGACCCGGTAGCGGTACTGGTGCTCGGAGCGATTGAACAGCACGGCACTCACCTCCCTTTAGCCACCGATCTCACCATTGGCGAGGGTCTCCAGGCCGCTATGCTGGAGCAACTAGATCCCTCACTTAACGTGATCTGCCTACCGCCGATTGCGGTAGGCGCCAGCGATGAGCATGCGAGCTTCCCTGGCACGCTCAGCCTGCCCGCTCCGCTGGCGATTGCCACCCTAGAGGCCTACGGCGACAGCTTAGCCCGCGCCGGCATTCGACGCCTGGTGCTGCTTAACAGCCACGGCGGCAATAAGGCGGTGATGGATTTGGCAGGGGCAACCCTGCGGCGGCGGCATGGCATGCGCGTCGTCAAAGCCACCTATACCCGGTTGCCGCCTTTAGAGGGTGCGATTGCCTTTGAAGAGCTGCGCTACGGGTTACACGGCGGGTTACTCGAAACCGCAATGATGCGCTATTTGGCACCATCGCTGGTACGGCTGGATAGCTACCAGGCCACCCCGCCGGCAGTGCCTCAAGGCGATGCATTGGTGAGCCCAGAAGGTGCTGCAGCCTTTGCCTGGTTGGCGGAGGACTTAAGCGCTCAAGGGGTCGCAGGCGATGCCAGCCAAGCAAGCGCTGAATTAGGCGAGCAGCTGGTTCAACACTACGCCCGCCAACTGGCGGCCGTAGTGACCGAAACCGCTCACCTGCCGCCGTTAACCCACAATTGA
- a CDS encoding FkbM family methyltransferase encodes MRRMALQRLRSAGGLARSLFIYWRPGRQRGLQRLYQPFIQPGTVAFDIGAHLGDRSAAFHALGAKVVALEPQPDLAKWFKRLVKPPTITLLPMAAGPTKGFAEIAISPSNPTLATLATEWREQIGERNAGFSQVRWEQRLRVAVTTLDTLIEEYGEPSFIKIDVEGFEAEVLAGLSSPVPALSVEFVSGTLEVSHACVSHLSRLGEYRYNVVVGEQRHFRWAEWQTPLALCEWLNAGAEELPSGDIYACRSDHPLLLSPL; translated from the coding sequence ATGCGGCGCATGGCGCTACAACGACTGCGTAGCGCGGGTGGGCTAGCTCGCTCGCTGTTTATTTATTGGCGGCCGGGGCGTCAACGCGGGCTCCAGCGCCTGTATCAGCCTTTTATTCAACCCGGTACCGTTGCCTTTGATATTGGTGCGCACTTAGGTGACCGCAGCGCGGCTTTTCATGCACTCGGCGCCAAGGTGGTTGCGCTAGAGCCCCAGCCCGACCTTGCCAAGTGGTTCAAGCGCCTGGTGAAGCCGCCGACCATCACCCTGCTGCCGATGGCGGCAGGCCCGACGAAGGGCTTTGCCGAGATTGCTATTAGCCCCAGCAACCCCACGCTTGCCACGCTTGCCACTGAGTGGCGAGAGCAGATAGGCGAACGCAACGCAGGCTTTAGTCAGGTGCGCTGGGAGCAACGGCTACGGGTGGCGGTGACAACGCTGGATACGTTAATTGAAGAGTATGGCGAACCGAGCTTTATCAAAATCGACGTCGAGGGCTTTGAGGCGGAGGTATTGGCAGGGCTAAGCTCCCCGGTGCCCGCGCTTTCGGTGGAGTTTGTTAGCGGTACTTTAGAGGTTAGTCACGCCTGCGTGAGCCATCTAAGCCGCCTTGGCGAATACCGTTATAATGTGGTGGTCGGTGAGCAGCGACATTTCCGCTGGGCCGAGTGGCAAACGCCGCTGGCGCTTTGCGAGTGGTTAAACGCCGGGGCCGAAGAATTGCCATCTGGCGACATTTACGCCTGCCGCTCAGACCATCCGCTACTGCTGAGTCCACTTTGA